A single Desulfobaculum xiamenense DNA region contains:
- a CDS encoding GDP-mannose 4,6-dehydratase — MKKAIITGITGQDGSYLAELLLERGYEVHGVVRRVALEYPRSRMRRILHILDRVTLHSASLESYASLFNIIADLRPDECYHLAAQSFVSYSFEDEFSTIQTNLNGTHYVLSALKRLAPQCRFYFAGSSEVFGNVPVSPQNEDTPFHPRSPYGISKMAGVELTRNYREAYGMFAVSGILFNHESPRRGAEFVTRKISIAAARISLGLEREIRLGNLDARRDWGHARDYVRAMWLMLQQDEPRDYVIATGRTRSVRDFLDAAFTRAGLDYREHLVVDETFYRPAEVHELCGDAARARDGLGWSPTVGFRELVHEMVDSDIALFSGRGGLAPGEWEVGS, encoded by the coding sequence GTGAAGAAGGCCATCATCACCGGAATCACCGGGCAGGACGGCAGCTATCTGGCGGAGCTGCTGCTGGAGCGCGGATACGAGGTCCATGGCGTGGTCCGGCGCGTGGCGCTGGAGTACCCGCGCAGCCGCATGCGACGCATCCTCCACATTCTCGACCGCGTCACTCTGCACAGCGCGTCCCTCGAAAGTTACGCCAGCCTGTTCAACATCATCGCGGACCTGCGGCCCGACGAGTGCTACCACCTCGCGGCGCAGAGCTTCGTGTCCTATTCCTTTGAGGACGAGTTCTCCACCATCCAGACCAATCTCAATGGCACGCATTACGTGCTTTCCGCACTCAAGCGCCTCGCGCCGCAGTGTCGGTTCTATTTCGCCGGGTCCAGCGAAGTGTTCGGCAATGTTCCGGTTTCGCCGCAGAACGAGGACACGCCTTTCCATCCGCGCTCGCCCTACGGCATCTCTAAGATGGCCGGGGTGGAGCTGACCCGGAACTACCGCGAGGCCTATGGCATGTTCGCGGTGTCGGGCATTTTGTTCAATCACGAGTCCCCGCGCCGGGGGGCGGAGTTCGTCACCCGCAAGATCAGCATCGCCGCCGCGCGCATCAGCCTTGGCCTTGAGCGCGAGATTCGCCTCGGCAACCTCGACGCCCGGCGGGACTGGGGGCATGCGCGCGACTACGTGCGGGCCATGTGGCTCATGCTCCAGCAGGACGAGCCGCGCGACTACGTCATCGCCACCGGGCGCACCCGCAGCGTGCGCGATTTCCTCGATGCCGCCTTCACCCGCGCCGGACTCGACTATCGCGAGCACCTCGTGGTGGATGAGACGTTTTATCGCCCGGCCGAGGTCCACGAACTGTGCGGCGATGCCGCCCGCGCCCGCGACGGTCTCGGCTGGTCGCCGACCGTCGGCTTCCGGGAACTGGTGCATGAGATGGTGGATTCGGACATCGCGCTGTTTTCCGGACGCGGCGGTCTCGCTCCCGGAGAGTGGGAGGTGGGTTCGTGA
- a CDS encoding glycosyltransferase: MRILVFADVWFPDTTGGAGRMATQSSIELARMGHEVHAVTRNAGSTLPAQETLDSGVVVHRFACPGSGAGLARRMAAELGGSLRTVAGLSPRDFDVAVIHQSLPAFAPWLAGMLRGVPSVYYFHSPWHEEYLIRAAARGGVDLADRVVAWLMRAMERALVRRSCRVVVLSDYMRGRLVEAHRPDQDRVVGIPGGVDMSRFRLPEGGRDGARERLRLPGGRTLFLTVRNLAPRMGLETFVEAFAGSALLRERAMGVIGGRGLLEESLWALVRDGGLEDCIRFWGFVDEEQLPDLYGAADWFVLPTRLLEGFGLVIPEAWACGTPVLGTPQGAIPDILSAVDPNHVFDGLDAQALRRKMEDVVRRPQEYRHDPQALREHAAGRFAWSMVAGAFEEVVRGAVEGGPLRSGG, encoded by the coding sequence GTGAGGATTCTCGTCTTCGCGGATGTGTGGTTTCCGGACACCACCGGCGGGGCCGGGCGCATGGCCACACAGTCCAGCATCGAACTGGCGCGCATGGGACACGAGGTGCACGCCGTGACGCGAAACGCGGGGAGCACGCTGCCCGCGCAGGAGACGCTGGACTCCGGTGTGGTGGTGCATCGCTTTGCCTGCCCCGGCTCCGGGGCGGGGTTGGCGCGGCGCATGGCGGCGGAGCTTGGCGGAAGCCTGCGGACCGTGGCCGGGCTGTCGCCTCGGGATTTCGATGTGGCGGTCATCCACCAGAGCCTGCCCGCCTTCGCGCCGTGGCTCGCGGGGATGCTCCGGGGTGTGCCGAGCGTGTACTACTTCCATTCGCCGTGGCACGAGGAATACCTCATCCGTGCGGCGGCTCGCGGTGGCGTGGACCTCGCGGACCGCGTGGTGGCGTGGCTCATGCGGGCCATGGAGCGCGCGCTGGTGCGGCGTTCTTGCCGTGTGGTCGTGCTGTCGGACTACATGCGGGGGCGGCTCGTCGAGGCCCATCGGCCCGATCAGGACCGGGTGGTGGGGATTCCCGGCGGGGTGGACATGTCCCGCTTCCGGCTACCGGAAGGCGGACGTGACGGCGCGCGGGAGCGCCTGCGGCTGCCCGGCGGGCGCACGCTGTTTCTCACCGTGCGCAACCTCGCGCCGCGCATGGGCCTTGAGACCTTTGTGGAGGCTTTCGCGGGGAGTGCGCTTCTGCGTGAGCGGGCCATGGGCGTCATCGGCGGGCGGGGGCTTCTGGAGGAAAGCCTGTGGGCGCTGGTGCGCGACGGCGGGCTGGAGGACTGCATCCGCTTCTGGGGCTTTGTGGACGAGGAGCAGTTGCCGGACCTCTACGGTGCGGCGGACTGGTTCGTTCTGCCCACGAGGCTTCTGGAGGGCTTCGGATTGGTCATTCCCGAGGCGTGGGCCTGCGGCACCCCCGTGCTCGGTACGCCGCAGGGGGCCATACCGGACATCCTTTCCGCCGTGGACCCCAATCACGTGTTCGACGGACTCGACGCGCAGGCCCTGCGGCGGAAGATGGAGGACGTGGTGCGCCGTCCGCAGGAATACCGGCACGATCCGCAGGCGCTTCGCGAGCACGCCGCCGGGCGTTTCGCGTGGTCCATGGTGGCCGGGGCCTTCGAGGAGGTCGTGCGTGGGGCGGTCGAGGGCGGACCTTTGCGGAGCGGAGGCTAG
- a CDS encoding glycosyltransferase: protein MDRIRVLHVHTLPVISGSGINTFLTMSGLDRTRYAPEMACAPGGGLNDMVRAAGMPVRVIRHFVQPVAPVSDLRALFELVGVIRSGGYDIVHTHNSKAGFIGRLAAFIAGTPIVVHTVHGFAFHESESAPRRVLFCALERLAANWCHHMIFISRPLVEWARREGVLRPGMAHSVIYSGIRLNLFRPVSRRRRRELRREMGLAPDAPVIGMVSKLWPGKGHDVLLRAFAALRQRMPRARLLIVGEGAERANLERLARSLGLGGAVVFAGFMADVRPAIGACDATVLPSLFEGMGRVLLESMAMGVPVIASEVGGIPDLVRHRENGLLVPPGNVRELALAMHHLLHDTQQARELGRAGRRTVTECYGADAMVGAIDGVYRGLLAARRAHD from the coding sequence GTGGACAGGATACGCGTGCTGCATGTGCATACGCTGCCCGTGATCAGCGGTTCGGGCATCAATACCTTCCTGACCATGAGCGGGCTGGACAGGACCCGTTACGCTCCGGAAATGGCGTGCGCTCCGGGCGGCGGCCTGAACGACATGGTGCGTGCGGCGGGCATGCCCGTGCGCGTCATCCGGCATTTCGTGCAGCCGGTGGCTCCGGTGTCCGATCTGCGCGCCCTGTTCGAGCTGGTGGGCGTGATCCGGAGCGGCGGCTACGACATCGTGCATACGCACAATTCCAAGGCCGGGTTCATCGGACGGCTGGCGGCGTTCATCGCGGGGACACCTATCGTGGTGCACACGGTGCACGGCTTCGCCTTTCACGAGAGCGAAAGCGCCCCCCGGCGTGTGCTGTTTTGCGCGCTGGAGAGGCTGGCCGCCAACTGGTGCCATCACATGATCTTCATTTCGCGGCCGCTGGTGGAGTGGGCACGGCGTGAGGGCGTGCTGCGGCCCGGCATGGCCCACAGCGTGATCTACAGCGGCATCCGGCTTAATTTGTTCCGGCCGGTGTCGCGGCGTCGGCGTCGGGAATTGCGCCGTGAGATGGGCCTTGCGCCGGATGCGCCGGTGATCGGCATGGTGTCCAAGCTGTGGCCCGGAAAGGGGCACGACGTGCTGCTTAGGGCCTTTGCCGCCCTGCGTCAGCGCATGCCGCGAGCGCGGCTCCTCATCGTGGGCGAGGGGGCGGAGCGCGCGAACCTCGAACGCCTCGCCCGCAGCCTCGGCCTTGGCGGGGCGGTGGTCTTCGCGGGCTTCATGGCCGACGTGCGTCCCGCCATTGGCGCGTGCGATGCTACGGTGTTGCCGTCGCTCTTTGAGGGCATGGGGCGGGTGCTGCTCGAATCCATGGCCATGGGCGTGCCGGTCATCGCCTCGGAGGTCGGGGGCATTCCGGATCTTGTGCGGCATCGGGAGAACGGGCTGCTGGTGCCGCCGGGCAACGTGCGGGAACTGGCGCTGGCCATGCATCACCTTCTGCACGATACGCAGCAGGCCCGAGAGCTTGGCCGGGCCGGGCGGCGAACCGTGACCGAGTGCTACGGTGCGGACGCCATGGTTGGCGCCATCGACGGCGTGTATCGGGGACTTTTGGCGGCGCGCAGGGCGCATGACTGA
- a CDS encoding MraY family glycosyltransferase, producing the protein MWTTLWRIFLWGVLVLLTLPAVKGFYFRAGMRWQFILLYAFVAAYAFTPVCRRLALALNVLDRPGWRKMHERPTPLFGGVAVFAAFLLSLVLNGVFLPGMWCLTLAGALIFVVGLWDDVRSLSPLTRLLVQVAAALFVILFGGIQIKLVTGVAWACLINVPLTVLWLVGLTNAMNFFDGIDGLAAGMSVIIAVFLGVIAFKSEQPALGWMAVALAGACLGFLPFNFIPGQSARLFLGDAGSTFLGFTLAGVAVFGEWSVTSHFVSLTAPVLIFGVLIFDMLYITLSRIKNRKVGRIFEPLATASQDHLHHRLMFMGFARKEAAFAIFTMSVCLGVSALIIMDGRPLDAVLGLFQAVLLFTVIVALMFKGRRREGVSGGGNGGNGGSPSSASREEESSAVGRWRKSLKARR; encoded by the coding sequence ATGTGGACGACACTCTGGCGGATATTCCTGTGGGGCGTGCTGGTGCTGCTGACGCTGCCTGCCGTGAAGGGATTCTACTTCCGTGCGGGCATGCGCTGGCAGTTCATCCTGCTTTACGCCTTCGTGGCGGCGTATGCCTTCACGCCCGTGTGCCGCCGCCTCGCCCTTGCCCTCAACGTGCTCGACCGGCCGGGCTGGCGCAAGATGCACGAGCGCCCCACGCCGCTCTTCGGTGGGGTGGCGGTGTTCGCCGCGTTCCTGCTGTCCCTCGTGCTCAACGGGGTGTTCCTGCCGGGGATGTGGTGCCTGACGCTGGCTGGCGCGCTCATCTTCGTGGTGGGGCTGTGGGACGACGTGCGTTCCCTTTCGCCGCTGACGCGCCTGCTGGTGCAGGTGGCTGCGGCGCTGTTCGTGATCCTCTTCGGCGGCATCCAGATCAAACTCGTGACCGGTGTCGCATGGGCGTGCTTGATCAACGTCCCGCTCACCGTGCTGTGGCTGGTGGGGCTGACCAACGCCATGAACTTCTTCGATGGCATCGACGGACTCGCCGCCGGAATGTCCGTCATCATCGCGGTGTTCCTCGGCGTCATCGCTTTCAAGAGCGAACAGCCCGCGCTGGGATGGATGGCCGTGGCGCTGGCCGGGGCGTGCCTCGGCTTCTTGCCGTTCAACTTCATTCCCGGTCAGTCGGCGCGGCTGTTCCTCGGCGATGCGGGGAGCACCTTCCTCGGGTTCACGCTGGCTGGTGTGGCGGTGTTCGGCGAGTGGTCGGTGACCAGTCATTTCGTGTCGCTCACCGCGCCTGTGCTCATCTTCGGCGTGCTCATCTTCGACATGCTCTACATCACCCTTTCGCGCATCAAGAACCGCAAGGTGGGCCGGATATTCGAGCCGCTGGCCACGGCCAGTCAGGACCACCTGCATCACCGCCTCATGTTCATGGGCTTTGCGCGAAAGGAGGCGGCGTTCGCCATTTTCACCATGTCTGTGTGTCTTGGGGTGAGCGCGCTCATCATCATGGACGGGCGGCCGCTGGACGCCGTGCTCGGGCTGTTTCAGGCCGTGTTGCTGTTTACGGTCATCGTGGCGCTCATGTTCAAGGGGCGGCGGCGCGAGGGCGTGTCCGGCGGTGGGAACGGCGGCAACGGGGGCAGCCCATCCTCTGCCTCGCGGGAGGAAGAATCTTCCGCCGTCGGCAGGTGGAGAAAATCGCTGAAAGCGCGACGATGA
- a CDS encoding ExeA family protein → MSCLSHFGLRERPFEGNTNVRFFYVSQGHGEALARLRYLVRDRNMGIGVLTGEIGSGKTITRNVLEKMLDTAAFRVISLESSNLPFVHLLAEFIRQLEGHPPDLTGLTKYELLFRFRKLVLDRVHLKGRHLAVFLDEVQQMHPRTLDELKNLTNLSGGGENLLTMILVGQPEFRDVLNAMPQLDQRVSLRFHLNFLAGDEVGRYIEHRLRMAGRRSADPVFEPEAMDLVYRESQGIPRLVNRICKLSLDQAYSLQAGAVSGDVVAGIIDDLHLQKGDCREVSRRKWHSSVQ, encoded by the coding sequence ATGAGTTGTCTTTCCCATTTCGGACTTCGCGAACGCCCCTTCGAGGGCAACACGAACGTCCGTTTCTTCTACGTGAGTCAGGGGCATGGCGAGGCGCTGGCCCGGCTGCGCTACCTCGTGCGCGACCGGAACATGGGCATAGGCGTGCTGACGGGCGAGATCGGCAGCGGCAAGACCATCACTCGCAACGTGCTGGAAAAAATGCTGGATACCGCCGCGTTCCGGGTGATAAGTTTGGAAAGCTCGAATCTCCCCTTCGTGCATTTGCTGGCGGAGTTCATCCGGCAGTTGGAGGGGCATCCGCCGGACCTGACCGGGCTGACCAAGTACGAGCTGCTGTTTCGTTTCCGCAAGCTCGTGCTCGACAGGGTACACCTCAAGGGCAGACATCTGGCCGTGTTCCTCGACGAGGTGCAGCAGATGCATCCGCGTACCCTCGACGAATTGAAGAACCTGACCAACCTGTCCGGCGGCGGCGAGAACCTGTTGACCATGATTCTCGTCGGGCAGCCAGAATTTCGCGACGTGCTCAACGCCATGCCGCAGTTGGATCAGCGGGTGAGCCTGCGCTTTCATCTCAATTTTCTCGCGGGAGACGAGGTGGGGCGTTACATCGAGCACCGGCTGCGCATGGCCGGGCGGCGTAGCGCGGACCCCGTGTTCGAGCCGGAGGCCATGGACCTCGTGTACCGCGAGTCGCAGGGCATTCCGCGCCTCGTCAACAGGATATGCAAGCTGTCGCTGGATCAGGCCTATTCCCTGCAAGCCGGGGCGGTGAGCGGGGACGTGGTGGCGGGCATCATCGACGACCTGCATCTCCAGAAGGGCGATTGCCGCGAAGTGTCGCGTCGGAAGTGGCATTCCTCGGTGCAGTAG
- a CDS encoding HD-GYP domain-containing protein: MAAGFSIFDLERRKWELARAQRERKSATDAPEGDDAERTATREHPQEVAELHAVLLAEAARIRDAVRSGGGAEARPALRAFVRIVDEGLVVPVFEHASLDEEHRDAAAAAVYVALGSMRIGLGLGYGRRRLAWLGLGGLFANVGLCRFPRRLETIAPDALSPQDRAKMRTHPQIGAQIVEEMGEDYRPLRDVVLQIHERVDGTGYPNGIHGKDISEFASVIGLVEHVVALRGERRTGNRFIHTPVIKRVVDEERRSFPRRVLKEFLDQISLFPVNTYVRLNNDSVGRVLATYKERPMRPTLELLWDGRGKKKETPKLVHLENFPLLHIVEALDDGDAHRHRSG, encoded by the coding sequence ATGGCCGCGGGATTCAGCATCTTCGACCTTGAACGGCGCAAGTGGGAACTGGCGCGGGCACAGCGCGAGCGCAAATCCGCGACGGACGCGCCCGAGGGGGACGACGCAGAGCGTACGGCCACGCGGGAGCATCCGCAGGAGGTGGCGGAACTGCATGCCGTCCTGCTGGCCGAGGCCGCGCGCATTCGCGACGCCGTGCGTTCGGGCGGCGGGGCCGAGGCGCGGCCGGCGCTACGGGCCTTCGTGCGCATTGTGGACGAAGGACTGGTGGTGCCGGTCTTCGAGCACGCATCCCTCGACGAGGAACATCGCGACGCCGCGGCGGCCGCCGTGTACGTGGCCCTCGGCTCCATGCGCATTGGGCTGGGGCTGGGCTACGGACGCCGCCGTCTGGCGTGGCTGGGCCTCGGCGGACTGTTCGCCAACGTGGGGCTGTGCCGCTTTCCCCGGCGCCTGGAGACCATCGCCCCGGACGCGCTTTCCCCGCAGGACCGCGCCAAGATGCGCACTCATCCGCAGATCGGCGCGCAGATCGTGGAGGAGATGGGCGAGGACTACCGCCCCCTGCGCGACGTGGTGCTCCAGATTCACGAGCGGGTGGACGGCACGGGCTATCCCAACGGCATCCACGGTAAGGACATTTCCGAGTTCGCGTCGGTCATCGGGCTGGTGGAACATGTGGTGGCCCTGCGCGGCGAGCGGCGCACCGGCAACCGCTTCATCCATACTCCGGTCATCAAGCGCGTGGTGGACGAGGAGCGCCGCAGCTTTCCGCGCCGGGTGCTCAAGGAATTTCTGGACCAGATATCGCTGTTTCCGGTCAACACGTACGTGCGTCTGAACAACGACTCCGTGGGGCGGGTGCTTGCCACCTACAAGGAGCGGCCCATGCGCCCCACCCTCGAACTGCTCTGGGACGGCAGGGGCAAGAAGAAGGAAACCCCAAAGCTGGTGCATCTGGAGAATTTTCCCCTCCTGCACATCGTCGAGGCCCTCGACGACGGCGACGCGCATCGGCACCGTTCCGGCTGA
- a CDS encoding polysaccharide biosynthesis/export family protein, whose translation MHIRSILIRRISLGLLLCCLVGGCAGTTAVRGVPVADAPSVQRQRVELRERTDQERAELERMSAVDENSVFKTIDGVDEYRIGPLDVLEIASRSGEEVKTSTVQVNNRGRISYSFVDDLDVSGLTASETDDLLTERLRAYLRHPRIDVRVVGFNSKYVSLMGEVASLRSTGEGSRLPSGRRSLQGRTTLLEVLSDASGYTEKADLRRVRLVRGGRSYEINMFDVVEDGRGWLNVVLEHGDVIDVPDLPDVGRRVYVMGQVGSQGIYDLENADNLLAALSAAGMFGPVAREENTLVIRPDGGDGKALILMADVRRLLEEGDLSQNIPLREGDLVYVPREIIGDVSEWISNHATFLDWVFYPRRVQDAYFYGEYLKFDSRSKAE comes from the coding sequence ATGCATATCCGCAGCATTCTGATCCGCCGCATATCGCTTGGCCTTCTTCTGTGTTGCCTCGTGGGAGGTTGCGCGGGCACCACCGCCGTGCGCGGCGTTCCGGTGGCCGATGCCCCGTCCGTGCAGCGCCAGCGCGTGGAACTGCGCGAGCGCACCGATCAGGAGCGCGCCGAGCTGGAGCGCATGAGCGCCGTGGACGAGAACTCCGTGTTCAAGACCATCGACGGCGTGGACGAGTACCGCATCGGTCCCCTCGACGTGCTGGAGATCGCTTCGCGTAGCGGTGAAGAGGTGAAGACCTCCACCGTGCAGGTCAACAACCGGGGCCGCATATCCTATTCCTTCGTGGATGACCTCGACGTCTCTGGGTTGACGGCCAGCGAGACGGATGATCTGCTCACGGAGCGCCTTCGGGCCTATCTGCGCCACCCGCGCATCGACGTGCGCGTGGTCGGCTTCAACAGCAAGTACGTGTCGCTCATGGGCGAGGTGGCCTCGCTACGCAGCACGGGCGAAGGCTCGCGCCTGCCGAGCGGGCGCAGGAGTCTTCAGGGGCGCACCACGCTGCTGGAGGTGCTCTCCGACGCCTCGGGCTACACCGAGAAGGCAGACCTCAGGCGCGTGCGCCTTGTCCGGGGTGGCCGGTCCTACGAGATCAACATGTTCGACGTGGTGGAGGACGGGCGCGGTTGGCTGAACGTGGTCCTCGAACACGGCGACGTCATCGATGTGCCGGACCTGCCCGACGTGGGGCGCAGGGTGTACGTGATGGGGCAGGTCGGCTCGCAGGGCATCTATGACCTCGAAAACGCCGACAACCTGTTGGCCGCGCTGTCCGCGGCGGGCATGTTCGGCCCCGTGGCGCGCGAGGAGAACACGCTCGTCATCCGCCCCGATGGCGGCGACGGCAAGGCTCTCATCCTCATGGCCGACGTGCGGCGTCTTCTGGAGGAGGGCGACCTGTCACAGAACATTCCGCTGCGCGAGGGCGACCTCGTCTACGTCCCTCGCGAGATCATCGGGGATGTCTCGGAATGGATCAGCAATCATGCCACGTTCCTGGACTGGGTGTTCTACCCCCGCAGGGTTCAGGACGCCTACTTCTACGGCGAATACCTGAAGTTCGACAGTCGTTCCAAGGCCGAGTGA
- a CDS encoding AAA family ATPase, with protein MEQYDVNIREYWRIFKKRKWIVLAATVLLGASSAAFAVFMGPSPRYTSVCSVQFNREIPVRGLYEQTITWSEETDIQSQMSLMRSYGVMQKVAESLGRIPSGLSDAELRETPDVARVVDALRAKVIITRDAQTSIIDISVTDSSPVFAQRMADTVARTYREMYAAEQERRTSAALRYLEDELARTREDLRTAEEEFNTFTRVNQLVSVDLQGEALLARGKEIDAAVRGNETAVAELGTLLDRLGAFVAKPAGFGSDLYSTQAEPQYEKTRTELVDLLVQRESLLEEFTTSHPQVVALNRRVVETARKMVVIVRSQLERLARQRETLGDERRDVEARINELMERKLTYNRLRRQVESFGAKVVMLEEKNREAALRQAERPEEVTIVKPAFLPSSPVNPPRVVPITSVGVFIGLIIGMIAALLMEAFDTSLGAISDVEDTLGAKVLGVIPDEGVREMRELLKDSGDGRKSRMRGSMHLVAHFVPKSMVAESFRALRINVQLFCKEKGLRTLAITSATPQEGKTVVSANLAVSMAQAGKRVLMVGADLRKPMVSEAFGVDIHPGLTDILLGNYAWRDAIKTVTDLMIGEMSIDEVMLTPGLDNLHLVTAGTMYSNPSELIESKLLSEFVEEVRSEYDIVIFDTAPVLSTADLSVLGPLVDGVLLVYRVGSISKELLKRSTVELSRVRSNLIGVVLNGMREGETPDFQDFRAFKYY; from the coding sequence GTGGAGCAGTACGACGTCAACATCCGCGAGTACTGGCGCATCTTCAAGAAGCGCAAGTGGATCGTTTTGGCCGCCACGGTGCTGCTTGGCGCGTCCAGTGCGGCCTTCGCGGTGTTCATGGGCCCCTCGCCCCGGTACACCTCGGTGTGCAGCGTGCAGTTCAACCGCGAAATCCCCGTACGCGGTCTCTACGAGCAGACCATCACCTGGAGCGAGGAGACGGACATCCAGTCCCAGATGTCGCTCATGCGTAGCTACGGCGTGATGCAGAAGGTGGCTGAAAGCCTCGGGCGCATTCCGTCCGGCCTGTCGGACGCCGAACTGCGCGAGACGCCGGACGTGGCCCGCGTCGTGGACGCTTTGCGGGCCAAGGTGATCATCACCCGCGACGCCCAGACCAGCATCATTGACATTTCCGTCACCGATTCCAGCCCCGTCTTCGCCCAGCGCATGGCCGACACGGTGGCCCGGACCTACCGCGAGATGTACGCCGCCGAGCAGGAGCGCCGCACCAGCGCCGCCCTGCGCTACCTTGAAGACGAGCTTGCCCGTACCCGCGAGGACCTGCGCACCGCCGAGGAGGAGTTCAACACCTTCACCCGCGTGAACCAGTTGGTGTCCGTGGATTTGCAGGGGGAGGCGCTCCTTGCGCGGGGGAAGGAGATCGACGCCGCCGTGCGCGGCAACGAGACGGCTGTGGCGGAACTTGGGACGCTTCTGGACAGGCTGGGCGCGTTTGTCGCGAAGCCCGCAGGTTTCGGCAGCGATCTCTATTCCACGCAGGCGGAGCCGCAGTACGAGAAGACCCGAACCGAGTTGGTGGACTTGCTGGTGCAGCGTGAGTCGCTGCTTGAGGAATTCACCACCAGCCATCCGCAGGTGGTGGCCCTGAACCGCCGCGTGGTGGAGACGGCGCGCAAGATGGTGGTCATCGTCCGCTCGCAGTTGGAGCGGCTTGCGCGGCAGCGCGAGACCCTCGGTGACGAGCGGCGCGACGTGGAGGCCAGAATCAACGAGCTCATGGAGCGCAAGCTGACCTACAACCGTCTGCGGCGGCAGGTGGAGTCCTTCGGGGCCAAGGTGGTCATGCTGGAGGAGAAGAACCGGGAGGCGGCCCTGCGGCAGGCCGAGCGCCCGGAAGAGGTGACCATCGTCAAGCCCGCTTTCTTGCCCAGTTCGCCTGTCAATCCGCCGCGCGTGGTGCCCATCACGTCCGTTGGCGTGTTTATCGGGTTGATCATCGGCATGATCGCGGCACTGCTCATGGAGGCCTTCGACACCTCACTCGGAGCCATAAGCGACGTGGAGGACACGCTGGGGGCCAAGGTGCTCGGCGTCATCCCCGACGAGGGCGTGCGCGAGATGCGCGAACTGCTCAAGGATTCCGGCGATGGGCGAAAGTCCCGCATGCGCGGGAGCATGCATCTTGTGGCGCACTTCGTGCCCAAGTCCATGGTGGCCGAAAGTTTTCGGGCGCTGCGCATCAACGTGCAGCTCTTCTGCAAGGAGAAAGGCTTGCGGACGCTGGCCATCACCAGTGCCACCCCGCAGGAGGGAAAGACCGTTGTTTCGGCCAACCTCGCCGTGAGCATGGCGCAGGCCGGAAAGCGCGTGCTGATGGTCGGCGCGGACCTGCGCAAGCCCATGGTGTCCGAGGCCTTCGGCGTGGACATCCATCCCGGCCTTACGGACATCCTGCTCGGCAACTACGCGTGGCGCGACGCCATAAAGACCGTCACAGACCTCATGATCGGCGAGATGAGCATCGACGAGGTCATGCTCACGCCGGGGCTGGACAATCTGCACCTCGTCACGGCGGGGACCATGTACTCCAATCCATCGGAACTCATCGAATCGAAGCTCTTGAGCGAGTTCGTGGAGGAGGTCCGCTCCGAATACGACATCGTCATCTTCGACACCGCGCCGGTGCTGTCCACGGCGGATCTCTCCGTGCTCGGGCCGCTGGTGGACGGGGTGCTTCTCGTGTACCGGGTGGGCTCCATCTCCAAGGAACTGCTCAAGCGCTCCACGGTGGAGCTTTCGCGCGTGCGCTCCAATCTCATCGGCGTGGTCCTCAACGGCATGCGCGAGGGCGAGACGCCGGACTTTCAGGATTTCCGGGCATTCAAGTACTACTAG